ACGAGCTTCTTCTCCTCCACCTCCTTGGCCTTGTTTATCTCCTCTTTTTCTCTTTGCTGCTCCTCTGTGAGCTTTGTCCCCTCCACTCTATTCTTTCTGTCCTCCTCCTTGGTTTTCCTCAGGTCCTTCTCCACCTTCTCTGCCACCTTCCTGGCCAGTTCCATGAGCTCGTGGGCGAGCTCCCAGGCTCTGTGAACAAGATCATCTGAGCCGATGGTGCTCTTCACCTTCTGGATGATCTTCCGCGCCATCTCATCCTTGGTTTTCGGTGGCGATTCCAGTATCGTCTCCGTTGGCTCCAGCTCAACCACGCACCCTGACGGCTCGAGCTCGCGGTACACGGCCGCAAAGAGGCTGCGCCTGGCGCCGGGCACCAGCATCTCCGGGTTCACCAACAGCAGGTAGACCATGTAATTGGACATCACCCTGCTGTGGCGGGTGGCATCGCTGCCAGTGTCTACATGCTCGAAGTAGCAAAACTCCGTGGTGAGGTGCCAGAGGAGGACACTCTCGTCGAACGGCATGCGTAGGCTCGACTTGAGCTCCTCCATCTCCTCGCACCCCTCCCACTCGAGCGTCCGCTGGCCGCGGCTGTCGTTGAACCGGCGGAAGGCTCCCACCGCAGTCTTCACGCCGTACCACTCCCAGTCGCCGGTCATGACGACCTCATAGATGGGCTTGTTCATGTACTCCTTCCACCCGCGGGCGACGTGGTCGTAGACGAGCTTGGTGATGCTGGCGGATGGCTCGGGGGGCTCTGTGCACCAGAGCCGGTCGAGCCGGTCCTTGCACCCAAGCCGGGACGCCAGGCTCCAGAAGCTCTGGTAGTTCTTGTTGCGGGCTAGGTACCCGATGAGGTTGTACTGGGAGATCTGGTCGTCGAGCGACGGCAGGCCGCACCCGAGGACGAAGCAGGCCGAGACGAGCTCCAGAGAGGCGGTGCAGCATAGCAGGACGTAGGTGATGACGACGTCGTTGCGGTTGTACGCGTTCCGGCGGCTCTCCTGGAAGACCCCGATGACCGCAAAGGTcagcagcacggcggcggcgcgcagcaggCCGCCGAGGCTCCGCTTGTGCTTGGTGTAGAGGTGGTCGAACGCCTTGGACAGGGACGAGCGCACCATGCCGTGCGCCGCCTCTCTCGCCCCTCGTGGCGCCATGACCTCCTGCAGGTTCTTGAGCCGGACGAAGTAGGGGTG
This sequence is a window from Panicum virgatum strain AP13 chromosome 7K, P.virgatum_v5, whole genome shotgun sequence. Protein-coding genes within it:
- the LOC120639749 gene encoding uncharacterized protein LOC120639749, producing the protein MGFSEAVQWWEDWQLRFLVLTSLFIQYFLFVAALLRKRRIPHWFRSLIWLAYLGCDAVVIYALATLFNLHKDEVAMDTHIDTLWAPILLMHLGGQDGITAYSIEDNDNWRRHLLISVSQITVAIYVFRKSWWSDDRRLLRAAILLFVPGILKCLEKPWALKNATVTTIMTTPDSRLEATLDKDNVRKDILSLDKYVQEAAKSVQDMADKPLDEDDFKLNVKVGDKPYHLFVDLGHPYFVRLKNLQEVMAPRGAREAAHGMVRSSLSKAFDHLYTKHKRSLGGLLRAAAVLLTFAVIGVFQESRRNAYNRNDVVITYVLLCCTASLELVSACFVLGCGLPSLDDQISQYNLIGYLARNKNYQSFWSLASRLGCKDRLDRLWCTEPPEPSASITKLVYDHVARGWKEYMNKPIYEVVMTGDWEWYGVKTAVGAFRRFNDSRGQRTLEWEGCEEMEELKSSLRMPFDESVLLWHLTTEFCYFEHVDTGSDATRHSRVMSNYMVYLLLVNPEMLVPGARRSLFAAVYRELEPSGCVVELEPTETILESPPKTKDEMARKIIQKVKSTIGSDDLVHRAWELAHELMELARKVAEKVEKDLRKTKEEDRKNRVEGTKLTEEQQREKEEINKAKEVEEKKLVIRAKKAGDDKMWAVIQGVWVEMLCFSAGRCRGYLHAKSLGKGGEYLSYVWLLLSYMGMETMPEKMQRPELPVEGDVGGLVKSISDELSDKPAQAGRLLGREELEEVRKVEAARADAAAATRTVTSSVTRMENEPQGGRIPAQATAATKATTSAAAVAPIIGDDNV